Genomic segment of Panicum virgatum strain AP13 chromosome 9N, P.virgatum_v5, whole genome shotgun sequence:
aagcgggtaccacaacacgagcaccgaagtgtcggtgtagatcccgacatagccattacccaccttagctagacacGGGAtttaccaaggggtcatcgacctaactctgaggtataaccggggtataagtcacactgagcatatcccttctccttggtcacccgttgctctcagccctcctgatggctatcacatcaactagtggggtttatgctaagccgttgcccattcaacggtcgagtggtttgcacgatagtggagttaggtgagatgacacaccaactcggtccttagttgtgacaagatggatatctcccttccttgccctaccacacaggcacgagcacaccaaatggcaaatccgtagaaatgccatccatcccgtctaaactttctttacaaaaacaccacatttatcccatcccacatacgcacacattttctttataaaataaatcatattatgagtaaagtcctaagcgttctaatgtcgattaacgtccaagcaaaatcagacattaatctaggtggtcaagaaaTGGTcaacacaaatcaaggggtggctatccaaccgtgttttcatgcaagcaaaacttatgcaattttataaaacaggccattgggtcgtgtttataaaaactaggacagaaacatgcatcaaaggatgagattgaacttaccgtcttcgtagccttcggggaggtcctgtccttcgggctcggagTCGCGGATCTGGTCTTCGTTCAcgggctcacagtactgctcgtcaacgggctctccttcgttcacaccgtggtctacgatacgaacaaacaaacacacaatcaggacaaagaaataaaagttctatcgttgagctcgaatcggaagtaAATAAGATAGGGGATTCGGAGTAATATTTTGGGGTGGTTTCTTAATGGCATCGCCGAAACTAGGTTAAGAAAGGCGTGGTAGAGTTTTGGGTCGATCAGAGTtcgtttggtgcatgaaatgataagttatataaagggttaggggttaaataaggggCCAGGGACCTGCTTGTAATTATTTCTAAGAGTGGAAGGGCTTGATCGTAATTTCTAAAAACAATCGGGACATACTGAAAAggtgtaggggtttatttataattagttttatatggGAGGAGGGTTTATTTCGAGATATATTAAAGGGAAAGGTTTTATTTGCAAGAATGTTAAAAGGTGGAAGGGTTCTTGAGTAATTAGAGGAAGGGCCagggggttatgggcaaaatgccctgtcctcttcctcccctcgcgctgggaaacaggggagggggaggcggctcgccggcggtgccgATTCCGACGGTCAGGGGCTCGGGGCGGCTCCGGGGTAAGGGGAAAAGGGTCAGGGAGGCCCGCGGGGCCGATTCCCGGCCGCAGCTCGGGCGGGGTGGTCCCAGGGCGGTCTGGCCACGACGGCGGGCCGGCGGTAGCTTCGGACCGGCGTCCCAGAGGCGTGGCAGTGAGCAAGGGGAGGGGGAAAAGCATCACGGGGCTCCGGGAACTCGATTCACCCGCTCACCTTGGGTGGTGGCGTCCTGTGGatggctctccacggcggcgggcggcgcttggTGGctatggtggcggtggcggtgctggaGCTCGGGAGGAAGCTGTGCGGCGTTGGCTGTGGAGCTCAGGGGGGCTCTTTATAGGCGAGCAAGGCGGTGACGGCTTGGCGGGATGCGGGCGGAGGCCGACGGCCGAGTTAATGGCGGTGGGGGGGCCGGCTCGGCACTgtgcgggcgtcaacggcgggcgGGGTGCGTACGGCGAGGTGATGCGACGCCTCGGGCAAGCGACGACCGTCGCAGGGGGCGCTgtgccgaggtcgccggcgctgtgcgcCCAGGGCGACGGCGCGTGCGTGCGGGTCGGTGACGCGGCCGGCGACGTGACGCGTCGTCGGCTCAGCGGGCAGAGGCGAGCGGCGGGGCGGTGCACGAGGGGCGCTGGGTGAGCAGGACTGGGCAGCGTGGTGCTgcgcgcgcgagcgcggccaggcggcagtggcgtggcgtgggcgcgcgcaCAGCTCGGGGCGCTGCGGCGTGGCGTGCGCGTGCGTGCGCACGCGTGGGCGTGTGAGGCGGGTCGGGGTGTGCGGGCTGGGCAGGCGGGGTTCGGGGCCGGCGGCACGCGGCTCTGCAGCGTGGAGCGAGGTCGGGGACCGGgctggcggcgtgcgcgcggccgaGCGGAGCAGGAGGGGGAAAAGCCGGGTCGGGCGGCACTCGGGagcagagagaggaggggaggggagggccgagcgcgcggggaaggagagaggagaggaaaaaaagaaaagaagaaaaatgagaaaagaaaaagaaaagaaagggagagagagaagggaaaggagagagagggagagagattcgCGCCGAAAACACGGCGCTcagtcggccacgcgcggcgccggGCACGCGTGAGCGCGACGCGCGGGTCAAGGGAAAATAGGGCGGTGGATTTGGTTGTCGGGGTCGGGTCTATTAGGGATCGAGAGATCGGGCGGAACAGGGAAAGTTCTCGAAATATTTGGGTTAGGTTTTAGGAAAAAAACTTGAGCTCATCGACGAAACTCGGTTTTGAAACTAAATAGCGTACGAATCAACTTAGcgaattttgggatgttacagagAGCAAGTGGACGACCAACAACATGACTAATGCAatcggaggtggaagaaaatgTCCGAGCCATTAGAATTTCATCCACCAGTCAAGAAACATAAGTGTACTACCTCCGTCAGAAAAGAATTCAACTCTCCCTTTCTGATGAGTCAAACAATTTCAAGTTAAAACTAAATTTATACATAGTAATATTGACATTTATGTTACAAAATAAGTatcaataaattaattatgtaatatatttttatattaaatctatttgaaaaaataaatgttagtaatttttatataaatttaacCAGATTTAAAATTATCTGATTTATCAAAAGTgaagttatattttttttgagatggagggagtatattattTGTAAGTAAGTCCGGTTGTAATCTTGTGACCACAAAACCAATAAGGCTCGACTTGTCGAGGTGAGTTATCTTACGTTGACTGGGCCTTGAGTCAGGTCTCAGATGGGCCATAAAAAACCTAACAGGTAACCAAATCGGAAATGGGCCGTCAAAGAACCAAAAAGGATTTTGCTAAAAAAAACCAAAAAGAAtgtaattgaaaaaaaaagctaTGAAAAAAGGAAAACTGACGGCGCGAAGCGGCGCCATGTGTAAATGGGAAggtggcgtggcgcgggcgCCCAGCCGATTCAACCGGATTTAAGAAGAGCTTCGCGTCCGCCCCTCCAGAACCTTCCCCAGCGCCCACCTGGCCACCTCTATTTAATCACACGCGCACAACGACCGAAGGGAAGAAATGCCCAAGGCTTTGCCATAACCGACGCGAGAGTCGACTCGAGACGCAAGAGAAGAGAGGGCCGCCGGGGCAGGATCGTTGCGGACACGAAAGGTACCTCGTCCGATCTGTTTATGTTTTATCAGTTATTAATCAAAACGCTGCTCGTGTGATGCGAATTTGCGATTATGAGGAGAATTTCTTTAGTTTCTGGCTTTATTACGTTAGCTATGTAGCGCGTGGCTGATCTGATGCTTTTAAATGCCACTAAAATGTTTGTGTTTCCTTTCATAGTGATGTATTCGTGACATACCCATGTTCTGCCATCTTATACTTTGATGATTGCTATTACGATTTATGAGTGAAGACTGTTTGGTTTATCACATGAGATAGGAATATTTGTACTCCCTCCCTCTcaaaaacaagtcatcctagAATTCTAGGATaaattaataaattaataagaagataaaatgaccatgtttgccTCCGTTTATTAACCATATTTTGGCAttaattgattcttgcatgtACATGCATTTTTTAAATAGGGTAAGATAACTCCTTTTTTTTGACAATttttgaatcctagaatgaCTTTTTTtgtgatggagggagtagtatttAGAGTTAGCGGTAGACTCTAgtgtttgtttgaattcaacacGCACCAAGTTTATGAGAGGTTTATGGgatgaagggaactaaacaaaGGATCACCTGCTgtggcattttttttcttttatcttgTTGGTGTAGTAGAACCTATGTTTGGAGTGTGGGTTTTATTTGTTAATATGTTAAATATTTAATGAGGAAAAAAGCTGACACTAGGGCACCAAATTTTATTTTGGAGGGCTATAAATTTCCAGGGAGAagaaatttttaaataaatgcCACACACCATTCATTACAATGTTTACCTAACCATTGGTAACTTACGATATTGAATGGAAATTGCCATGTAAATTTGTAAACAAACTTCACTGAAAACCAAAATATAAAAATTGTACTGGGTGCTAATTCTGGTTGTTAGGGTGCATTAGTTTTTATGCATAGATGTGGTGGACTTGCATAGTTATTGGAAGTCAAATGAATGAGACTTGGACGGGTAGGACAAGGGGATTAAAAGGAAATAAACAATTTCCGTTAGCAAAAAAAATAGTGGTGGAACAAGGTGGTTATAGTCCAGACTTAAGAATTCTTGCTCATGACTCCTGTTACATCAGGTAGGTGCACAAGAATGTTATTTCATTTTTTTGGAGAGCCAAACAGACCAACATAAGGCTGCCGCGCACAAGGActagtttaaatttttttggTAATCCATTAAGCAGGCTCCCAAACATATTTGACACATTTCGAGGTTTGGATATGCCACAAGCAGCATAGACCGAAGCCCATACCATTCGCATGAATTGGCAGTCAAAAAACAAATGTTGTATCGTTTCATTTTCATGACAGAAGCAGCACTGTTGGTTTCCTTGCCAGTTTCGTTTAGCTAGATTATCTTTTGTAAGAATGACACCTTGTCTAAGATACCAAAGAAAAAATTTTATCTTGAGTGGGGTTTTCAGTTTCCAAATTCTCTTGTTCAGGTTAGGAATGTCTTGATGGATTAGTCCCATAAAAACACATATCTAGTCTAAATTCTATTTGAAATCATCTCTCTCTTGGCTTAGTTTCACTGTTGGCAGACGTGAGGCAAGATTGTTCCACATCGCCAACTTGTTGCCAATGAGATCCCTGCGCCAAGATAGGTTTGGAATCTGTGTGTGTACGTAATACCTCAGCCATCGTATCTTGTTTTTTCCTAACTATGTTATATATTTGAGGGTATTGGTCTCGTAGACATCTATTTCCTAGCTATATGTCTTCCCAGAATCTTACTTGAGACTCATCCTTTATTCTGAAGGTTCCAAATTTTAGGAAATCTCGTTTGACCTTCATTAAACTTGCCCAAAAATGCGAATCTCCACTCTTCCATTGGACTTGTACCAGTGGCTTAGTCCCTAGATATTTATTGTGTAAGATCTGCTGTCATGTACCATCTATCATTAACAGACGATATAGCCACTTATTGAGCAAGGCTATATTTTTTAGTTCTAGATTATGTATCCTTAGTCCCCCTTGGTCCTTTGGTTGACATAGGATATCCCACTTTGCCGGCCGATATTTTCTTTTGTGTTCAtcactttgccaaaaaaaatctaGAACGGAAGTAATCCAATTTTTTGCGAACCCATTTTGGGATTTCGAAGAAGGACATCATGTACATGGGTAAACTGCTAAGAACAGAGTTGATAAGTGTTAAGCGACTTCCAGTTGAAAGATTTTTACCTTTCCAACTATTAAGTCGTTTTTCAAACCGTTCTGGGATCTTCATCCAATCGTTATTAGACAATTTCCTATGGTGGATTGACTAATCATATTATCCAATTTCTGTCTGTAAGCTTTTGTGTATGTTATGCAGTCACACTGTGCTTGAAAAGTTCATTCAGTATTCATTTCATATATGCTGTCGTCTATTAGCCTCAATACTTGAATGCTCATTGTGGATGTTAATATATTTATTGGTATCTTTGTCTTGTAGATGTCTTACTCAAGAGGATCAAGGTAGGCACCATTTTAAAAGCTATAGCATTGTTTCCATTTGCCTAAAATTTCTCTTGCTTAGTGTTGTGatagttttgttttgtttttgggTGGAAGGTGTGAATCTCGCTCACCTTACAGGAGAAGCAGCTATTCAAGGTACAGAAGTCGCTCTAGGTATGTCCTTTATTCTTGGACTTGTTAATGTGTTTTCTGCTATGTCCTAGGTTTAGAGTCTAGACATCAGACATCTATGTTACTTATTACTCGAATATCTGGTATTCATGTAAATTGTAAAATTATTTAGGAGTGTGGACTCAAGTGATGCTGAAAACCCTGGGAACAACCTGTATGTGACTGGTCTGTCAGCTCGTGTAACTGATCAAGATCTTGAGAAGCACTTTTCTACTGAGGGAGAGGTAAGCTTTATAGAAAAATATCTGCAGCTTTAAAGTGTTATTTCTGAGAAATTCAACAATTCATATATCTTACTGATTGTGCTATAGGTGATTGATGCGAGCGTTGTGCAAGATCCTTGGACAAGGGAATCACGAGGGTTTGGTTTTGTTACCATGGCTACTGTTAAGGAGGCAGATCGCTgcatcaaatatttggaccgTTTTGTTTTGGAAGGTCGTGTCATAACTGTTGAAAAGGTAAATTCAGAATATTGCTTACTTGTGAACTTCAATATTTAAGTTCTCTACAGAGTGATATTTATATCTCTGATTAGTCTTCTAAGCTGAACTTTTGAGTGTTCTTCTGTTCGTTGAAGATTTTGTTGACAGCAACAGGGTAGATGTTGGTAGCTGCTCTGCAACAAACTCATACAACCTAACACCAAATCATGCCACCTCAACCAAAGGGTTGTATGCCCTACATTGtataatttttgttttaaatgtTTTATTCAGATTCTCAACAATCGATCACTCTTGCTTTTAATGTCAAAGGCACTTTCTTATCCAGTCCCCTATTGCAcaggcaaaaagaaaaagaggtagAACGCCAACACCTGGGAAGTATCTTGGTACAAAATCATCGCGTGGTAAGTGGTCATGAACTAATCACCTTTTATCTTCAGATAACTTTGCTGCCATTTCTTTTCAGCCTCTCAAGTTTCGATTGATATTTGCGGAGTGGGTCATCCCTCTCGAAAACGAAGATTTGAAGTTGTCCAGGCTTTGTTAGTTTCTGTTGATAGTAATTTTTTGCCATTTTGATTATATTGTGACACCAGGACGGAGGTATTCCCCAAGCTACTCACCTGTTCGGAGGGACCGTTGCAGTTCACGATATTCACCTGATCGCGAACGGTCTTATTCTCCTTATAGTAGACGCCGATCGTACTCACCCTATGACAGGCGAAGATCGCTCTCCCCCTACGACAGACGGAGATCATACTCACCCTATGAGCGGCGCCGGTCATACTCGCCTTACTACAGCAGCCGGCACCGTTCAAGGTCTCCATATCGCTACAGGAGACGTAGGTCACCTTCCTATGACCGATCCGCTTCACCCTACAGGCGCCTGTATAGATCTGTCTCCAGGTCACCCAGTGCTTCTCCAAGGGCCAGAGGCCGGAGCTATTCCCGCAGTTTATCATCACACAGAAGCTACTCTCGAAGCTGCTCCCCAGTGTCAGAAAGATCAGCGAGCTACTCTCCAAAGAGAGGGCGTAGTACAAAGGAACACTCACGCAGCAGATCTTCTGGCAAGAGGCGTCGTTCCAGGGAAAGCTATTCTCACAGCCGCAGTTCGTACTCTAGGTCTGTCTCTAGGGAGCGCTCAGCTTGAGCAGCAGGCCTGTGTCCTAGTCCTCCTTGTCCTTGGTAACTGCCTAACTGGTAAGAATAAGACGCAGCCTGTATTCATGCGATACATGTGGGTattctgaagtctgaactttGAGCAGCGTGGGATTTGTTTATTTTACTGCATTATGTTTAGTTTGTATGAGATCCTGCTGCATTTCAGATATGCAGTATATGTTTGATTTCGTTGGCCTCGATTGGTGCTAATTTTGGTAATTTGTTACTGAATACGACGTAATGCATGCTTGGTGAATGCGCCTTCTCAAAGCAGAAGGGTTTGGTTCCTTTGTTAGGCCTAGGTAATTTGGATGCATATGATCGTGGTAGGGGCGATGGGGTAGCCACAGTGCCACACTGTTTGGATCttttcaagtttcatgcaggCCGTCTCCGTTAGAACAGATTCATCACTGTTCGTCAGTCGTTGTGAATGGAGATATCACGTGCATCCACACAATACCACATCGTCCTCAAAATTTCACCCAGAAGGCCAGAACACCAGCACAGTTCTTCGAAGCGGAGATGGCAAAGTCCCACCACGTGCCACAGAATTTGAAAAGTCGCACACTCTTCGTGTCAGTGACAGGAAAATTTCTCCATTCTTTTTCTGAGAATTTCACTAATCGAGTGTTAAACTTCATATGTTAAGAGGATGTCGTCTCGCATGGGGGAAAACATGGTATTCAGCTTCATCTGTTTTGCAGAGTGAAGCATTTTTGTAAGCTaggatatttttttaaaaaaaataagctGGGGTATAAATGTACCAAGCCGGATGAAGCCAATTTTGTCTTCACATGCTTCGACTTTACTGGTGAAGCCGTTTTGGAGAGCTCTCCCAAACTGCCCTTAGTTGTCCATTTGCTCCCCTTAGCTGTCTATTTGCTCCCTTCATACAAGAGCGCTCTTGAAGaatgaaagaaaacaaaaaaaggaaGCGCAGAGCATAAAGGTTGTTACTTGTAGCAAGACACTACTCTTTTGACTCTCAGACAGTTCAACCTCACGTATTTCTCGTTTCATTTGCTTATGAAATGTTGTTGAGGCATCTATAAAAACCTCAGGCCCATAGGAAATTAGGAATTATATTAGCTTATAACTGTCCAAACAAAAGAATCGCCCTTCTAActtctcttcctcttcatcGCCTTGGGGAAAAAAAATATTCTCTTCCTCTTGAGAGAGGAAACTACCATCAAGCCAAACACAGCACATAGCAGCTTGCAGGCTCCTGAGAAATCAAACTAAACAAGTGGATGCATAACTCGATACAGTTTCTTGGACAATATAATCACGCGATACACATCAAAATTAAGATGAAGGAAAACGATCCTGCTTCCCTGATTATTACATTCATGCCTTCTAAGAACATTCAGTCGTGCGGAAATGAGTATGATGCCATTTCCTTTACCTCCTAAAACAAGTATGCATAACCATGCATAATCTAGGTTTTCCAGGATTCCACATGAGATGCAGAGCAATATAGTCTAGTCACCACATATGACCAAAGGAGAAAATAAGTCAGACTGTAGAGCAGAAAGGAATTAAGATAAAAATCCACATCATGGGTGATATAAGCATTGTTCATCGAATCACAGCACGTCAGACTGTAGATCAACTAATTGACATACATGTTCAATATAGCAATGCATCAGCATACAGCTTAAAGATTGAAAAAAGATAAAATACACCAAATATGGGCACATTATTACAAAATTGCTTGACCAAAACTAGTCAAAATGAAAGTTCACATGTCCATACTAGCCAGTTTGGATAAGATGATGCACAAGTGCTGCCTTCAGGTGTGAGTGACTGTTCTCAgttatctctagagcactcagttCCTCAAGCTGGCTGCTCCGCTTAAAGCTTAGTTTTGGGATTCTATGCAATGGAATGTCCTCATGTCCTCATCAATTGGCAAAACAGGAACCACTGACTTCACTGATAATGGAAGCAATAGAACTCAACTTACCATGAGAATCAGTCTGGCAAGAAGCAAGTATATACGCTCAAAATGCTGGGTAGAGTGGAATTACCGATGGAGGGCAATCTGTCCTCCTTCCAGCAAGGGAGTAGTATGCCAGAATCTGTTTCCTAAAATCTGGGCAAGGTCCATCTTGGTCTGGGACAATAAATTCAATGTTCCAGAAGGGGCGCACCATAGCCATAAGACCAGCACCAGTTGGAGATGACCTGTACCCTTGCACCCACAGATATCTCAGTGACTTAAGCTGGAGTGCAGCCACGGCTAATGCATGCTCACTAAATAAACAACCCCTTAGCTCCAGTTTTTGCAAGCTTGGGCAGCCTCTTGATAACTGTAGAATTCCATTATCAGACTCACCAACATTACCAAGCAACATGTAACGAATGCCCTTACTAAATTCTCCAACATAGCCAAGGCCAACATCAGTTAGGACTCCAGCTCTCACATAAAATGCAAACCTTCGGAGTTTGGTGCAACCTCTCAGCAAAGCACGGACCCCATTGTCCAGTGGCAATTCTGTTATATGCGCTTCTCTATCAAGCAGGACAAGGCGGAAATCATTGAGATTTCTGCTGAATGTACCAACCGCCTCTAGAGCTGCATTTGTGATATCTGACACATGTATTGCCCAGTATGTCAACTCAGGGCAGCCTTGTGCTACAGCCATAACCCCAACCTGTGAAATTCTACCTTGTTCATCCTCAAGACCTCCATGGTCATCATCTCCTCTTTCTACTCTGAGCCTCTGTAATTTCTTGCAGGTCTGTGCAACAACTTGTAATCCGCGATCCCCTATCACATCCCTtgcctgtttttttttcacaatAGAAAAAAAAGAGCATCAATATAGCACACTTAAAATGTATTCTTTTTGCAACTTTTAAATCAGGAAAGATAAAATGTGTACAACAATAATCCAAAATACCTCTAAGGTTTCCAGATTGGGGCAGCGCTGAACTATCTGACAGTGATCCTCTGTGTTAAGGAATGCAAATTGAAGATCTAACTTCTTAAGAGCTGCTGAATACGGAAAAAGTATCTGCAGGTCATTTGTTCCCATGTAGAGCAAACTCAAGCGGTGCAGTGAAGGGGGGAAATAGTAGTTCTCATAATTTCTATTCACCACCTGTTGGTCCGGCTCTTCAAAGGAACCACCAGCAAATTCTTGTAGTGTTTGTGCAATGCGGAACAAACCAGTCAGGTCAGGCATGAAACATTCGCTAATCTTCAGAGTTTTCAGCCTTTGACAATTGCGCACGAGGAGGGTGAGGTGCTCTGGGGATGCCCTGAGATCTGTCAGAAAGAAATTCAATGTCTCCAGAACAGAATTGTTTGTAGCAAGCTCGCGAATCCATTCATCATTTTCTTTCTCAGCAATTGCACTTTCTTCCAGGAACAGCGTTTCCAGTTTCCTGCACATGACAACAGACATGGTAGGGTAAATGCGGAgcccaaataaaaaaaatgtaggTTCTTCTTGACATGGGGCATGTTTGATGAACTAGCTCTTGGCTATTTGGGCTAGAGCTATTTAGCTCAAGCAAATAGCCCTCCAATGAAATAGCCCTTCacatgtttggatccaagagctATTTAGCCTTTAAAGTACCTTTTCCCAATCATTGGAGTCCCATTACCTCTCTTGCTGCGGTGGGCCCCACCCGAAATAGCCCAAATAATCACCCCTTGGGTGGGATAGTTTTTTAGGGtaggctatttgcaaatagccaaGAACTAGTCCTCATGTTTGGGAATTTTGGGCTATTTTAGGCTAAAAAGGGATGGGCTAGAAATAATCCCTAGGATCCAAACATGCCCATGGTTTATTTCTATTTTCTACCAGAGCTAAGCTCCACCAAGCAAAGCAGAAATATAGGAAGCCATACCAGATGGAACTAAAGATCACAGTAATTCCTTTTGAAATCCAATAATTCTCTAAGTTTGACTCAGATTTGTTTAGCATCATGAAAAAGCAACACATTAAATGCACAATTTCTATTTTCTTGTTAAGGGGGGGACCTTATCCATCCACCCTCTAGAAAACATCCGTGAGACCGTAAACTTCTTTTTAAGCGGAACGGGTAATTGTAGATGAAATAGTAATAAGTTAATTGCAGAAGGGGAGATGGGGATTTACTTGCAGGAGCGGGCGACGAGTGCGAGGGAGGGCGTGGAGAAACCGGAGCAGCGGTCAAGCTTGAGCGAGACAAGCATGTGGGCCTTGGCGCGGACGAGGACGCTGATGTCGTCGTCCGACACTATCATCCTGCGCAGGTGGAGCTTCTTGAGGAAGTGGAAGGTGGCCGAGAGCTGCCGGATCCACGGCGACGCCGACCCGCCCCAGTCGTCGGAGATGAGGTTGAACATGGCCGCGCGGGGCttggccttgagcttgagcgACTCGAGGCACGGGAACCGCCGGAAGAGGCGCTCGGGCGTGGTGGAGTAGGCCATGGCGACCGTGACGTGCTTGCGGCTGAGCTCGTCGACGCGGCACCAGTGGCGGCACACCAGCGAGATGGCATCGCGGTCCCAAGGATCCTCCACGTACCCCATCACCAGCCCCAGCGCCGTGTCCGGGATCCCGAAGCTGAGCACCCGCCCCAGCTGCCGCTCCccggc
This window contains:
- the LOC120690909 gene encoding serine/arginine-rich splicing factor SR45a-like isoform X1 — its product is MSYSRGSSFVLFLGGRCESRSPYRRSSYSRYRSRSRSVDSSDAENPGNNLYVTGLSARVTDQDLEKHFSTEGEVIDASVVQDPWTRESRGFGFVTMATVKEADRCIKYLDRFVLEGRVITVEKAKRKRGRTPTPGKYLGTKSSRGRRYSPSYSPVRRDRCSSRYSPDRERSYSPYSRRRSYSPYDRRRSLSPYDRRRSYSPYERRRSYSPYYSSRHRSRSPYRYRRRRSPSYDRSASPYRRLYRSVSRSPSASPRARGRSYSRSLSSHRSYSRSCSPVSERSASYSPKRGRSTKEHSRSRSSGKRRRSRESYSHSRSSYSRSVSRERSA
- the LOC120690909 gene encoding serine/arginine-rich splicing factor SR45a-like isoform X4; the encoded protein is MSYSRGSSFVLFLGGRCESRSPYRRSSYSRYRSRSRSVDSSDAENPGNNLYVTGLSARVTDQDLEKHFSTEGEVIDASVVQDPWTRESRGFGFVTMATVKEADRCIKYLDRFVLEGRVITVEKILLTATG
- the LOC120690909 gene encoding serine/arginine-rich splicing factor SR45a-like isoform X2, which encodes MSYSRGSRCESRSPYRRSSYSRYRSRSRSVDSSDAENPGNNLYVTGLSARVTDQDLEKHFSTEGEVIDASVVQDPWTRESRGFGFVTMATVKEADRCIKYLDRFVLEGRVITVEKAKRKRGRTPTPGKYLGTKSSRGRRYSPSYSPVRRDRCSSRYSPDRERSYSPYSRRRSYSPYDRRRSLSPYDRRRSYSPYERRRSYSPYYSSRHRSRSPYRYRRRRSPSYDRSASPYRRLYRSVSRSPSASPRARGRSYSRSLSSHRSYSRSCSPVSERSASYSPKRGRSTKEHSRSRSSGKRRRSRESYSHSRSSYSRSVSRERSA
- the LOC120690909 gene encoding serine/arginine-rich splicing factor SR45a-like isoform X5, with the translated sequence MSYSRGSRCESRSPYRRSSYSRYRSRSRSVDSSDAENPGNNLYVTGLSARVTDQDLEKHFSTEGEVIDASVVQDPWTRESRGFGFVTMATVKEADRCIKYLDRFVLEGRVITVEKILLTATG
- the LOC120690909 gene encoding uncharacterized protein LOC120690909 isoform X3; this encodes MFYSDSQQSITLAFNVKGTFLSSPLLHRQKEKEVERQHLGSILVQNHRVDGGIPQATHLFGGTVAVHDIHLIANGLILLIVDADRTHPMTGEDRSPPTTDGDHTHPMSGAGHTRLTTAAGTVQGLHIATGDVGHLPMTDPLHPTGACIDLSPGHPVLLQGPEAGAIPAVYHHTEATLEAAPQCQKDQRATLQREGVVQRNTHAADLLARGVVPGKAILTAAVRTLGLSLGSAQLEQQACVLVLLVLGNCLTGKNKTQPVFMRYMWVF
- the LOC120690908 gene encoding coronatine-insensitive protein homolog 2-like, with protein sequence MGGEAEAGERQLGRVLSFGIPDTALGLVMGYVEDPWDRDAISLVCRHWCRVDELSRKHVTVAMAYSTTPERLFRRFPCLESLKLKAKPRAAMFNLISDDWGGSASPWIRQLSATFHFLKKLHLRRMIVSDDDISVLVRAKAHMLVSLKLDRCSGFSTPSLALVARSCKKLETLFLEESAIAEKENDEWIRELATNNSVLETLNFFLTDLRASPEHLTLLVRNCQRLKTLKISECFMPDLTGLFRIAQTLQEFAGGSFEEPDQQVVNRNYENYYFPPSLHRLSLLYMGTNDLQILFPYSAALKKLDLQFAFLNTEDHCQIVQRCPNLETLEARDVIGDRGLQVVAQTCKKLQRLRVERGDDDHGGLEDEQGRISQVGVMAVAQGCPELTYWAIHVSDITNAALEAVGTFSRNLNDFRLVLLDREAHITELPLDNGVRALLRGCTKLRRFAFYVRAGVLTDVGLGYVGEFSKGIRYMLLGNVGESDNGILQLSRGCPSLQKLELRGCLFSEHALAVAALQLKSLRYLWVQGYRSSPTGAGLMAMVRPFWNIEFIVPDQDGPCPDFRKQILAYYSLAGRRTDCPPSVIPLYPAF